In the Microcaecilia unicolor chromosome 10, aMicUni1.1, whole genome shotgun sequence genome, one interval contains:
- the LOC115478549 gene encoding transcription cofactor HES-6-like, translating to MAPSFRPSKNRDDEDYYEIKGDRKARKPLVEKKRRARINESLQELRSILADTEFQAKMENAEVLEMTVKRVQGILQSRAGDSDRLHREASERFAAGYIQCMHEVHTFVSNCPGIDATIAAELLNHLLESMPLNEGSFQELIADVLADSAAGLEELCSAGTTALSSASSGDDSGCSDLEGEPEGEQRKGSSKPLDTASMQDVASSSHLKAMWRPW from the exons ATGGCTCCATCCTTCCGGCCCAGCAAAAACCGGGATGACGAGGATTACTATGAAATCAAAGGAGATCGGAAG GCGCGGAAACCTTTGGTGGAGAAGAAAAGGAGAGCCCGGATTAACGAGAGCTTGCAGGAACTACGCTCCATTCTGGCTGACACCGAA ttCCAGGCGAAGATGGAGAATGCAGAGGTGCTGGAGATGACGGTGAAACGTGTCCAGGGCATTCTGCAGAGCAGAGCAGGCG ATTCCGATCGGTTGCACCGAGAGGCGAGCGAAAGGTTTGCCGCCGGTTACATCCAGTGCATGCACGAAGTGCACACCTTCGTGTCTAACTGCCCGGGCATCGACGCCACGATCGCCGCTGAGCTGCTCAACCATCTGCTGGAGTCCATGCCTCTGAACGAAGGCAGCTTCCAGGAGCTGATCGCCGACGTGCTGGCGGACTCGGCGGCCGGCCTGGAGGAGCTGTGCTCGGCCGGCACCACAGCACTCTCCTCCGCGTCCTCTGGCGATGACAGCGGCTGCTCGGATCTGGAGGGCGAACCGGAGGGCGAGCAGAGGAAGGGCTCCTCAAAGCCCCTGGACACTGCCAGCATGCAGGATGTGGCATCCAGCAGCCACTTAAAAGCTATGTGGAGACCTTGGTAA